A DNA window from Arachis duranensis cultivar V14167 chromosome 3, aradu.V14167.gnm2.J7QH, whole genome shotgun sequence contains the following coding sequences:
- the LOC107477892 gene encoding uncharacterized protein LOC107477892 isoform X4 translates to MVGSRSWIGALFNRSNTRRNADYLLTPIQEQRLQRLQERVNVPFDEARPDHQEALCSLWHCAFPNVSLKGLISDQWKEMGWQGPNPSTDFRGCGFISLENLLYFVRTYPTSFNRLMTKKGGKRATWEYPFAVAGINISYMLIQMLDLHSEKPRCLPGINFVRLLGEDEEAFDVLFCVAFEMMDAQWLAMCAEYMDFNEVLRATRLQLERELSLEDIHRIQDLPAYNLLYQ, encoded by the exons ATGGTTGGATCAAGATCATGGATAGGAGCACTCTTTAACCGCAGTAACACTCGAAGAAATGCTGACTATCTTTTGACACCAATCCAG GAGCAAAGACTTCAAAGACTTCAAGAACGGGTGAATGTTCCATTCGATGAGGCTCGACCGGATCATCAA GAAGCATTGTGTTCATTGTGGCATTGTGCCTTTCCAAATGTCTCTCTGAAAGGCTTGATATCTGATCAATGGAAAGAAATGGGATGGCAAGGTCCTAATCCATCAACAGACTTTAG GGGATGCGGCTTCATTTCGCTCGAAAACCTACTCTATTTTGTGAGGACTTATCCG ACATCTTTTAACAGGTTGATGACAAAGAAAGGAGGAAAGCGAGCGACATGGGAGTATCCGTTTGCCGTTGCTGGCATTAACATATCATATATGTTGATACAGATGCTGGATTTACACTCAG AGAAGCCTAGATGTCTTCCGGGCATTAATTTTGTGAGGTTATTAGGAG AAGATGAAGAAGCATTCGATGTTCTATTTTGTGTAGCGTTCGAGATGATGGATGCGCAGTGGCTTGCTATGTGTGCAGAGTACATGGACTTCAAt GAGGTTCTACGAGCGACGCGGCTGCAGTTGGAGAGAGAGCTATCCTTAGAAGACATCCATAGAATACAAGATTTACCTGCTTACAACCTCTTGTATCAATAG
- the LOC107477892 gene encoding uncharacterized protein LOC107477892 isoform X3, with translation MCFLQCQLVLLCLMLIKLLVDEDEIYWRHRKKDEELEWSHNSTHLVSQFAQCFSNAMVGSRSWIGALFNRSNTRRNADYLLTPIQEQRLQRLQERVNVPFDEARPDHQEALCSLWHCAFPNVSLKGLISDQWKEMGWQGPNPSTDFRGCGFISLENLLYFVRTYPTSFNRLMTKKGGKRATWEYPFAVAGINISYMLIQMLDLHSEKPRCLPGINFVRLLGEDEEAFDVLFCVAFEMMDAQWLAMCAEYMDFNVFFLSFYILSASPKKGGKLVTLENTLHNYDF, from the exons atgtGTTTCCTTCAATGTCAACTTGTGTTATTATGTCTCATGTTAATTAAACTTCTG GTTGATGAAGATGAGATTTATTGGAGACAtagaaagaaagatgaagagTTGGAATGGTCACATAATTCCACTCACTTAGTATCTCAGTTTGCTCAATGTTTTT CTAATGCTATGGTTGGATCAAGATCATGGATAGGAGCACTCTTTAACCGCAGTAACACTCGAAGAAATGCTGACTATCTTTTGACACCAATCCAG GAGCAAAGACTTCAAAGACTTCAAGAACGGGTGAATGTTCCATTCGATGAGGCTCGACCGGATCATCAA GAAGCATTGTGTTCATTGTGGCATTGTGCCTTTCCAAATGTCTCTCTGAAAGGCTTGATATCTGATCAATGGAAAGAAATGGGATGGCAAGGTCCTAATCCATCAACAGACTTTAG GGGATGCGGCTTCATTTCGCTCGAAAACCTACTCTATTTTGTGAGGACTTATCCG ACATCTTTTAACAGGTTGATGACAAAGAAAGGAGGAAAGCGAGCGACATGGGAGTATCCGTTTGCCGTTGCTGGCATTAACATATCATATATGTTGATACAGATGCTGGATTTACACTCAG AGAAGCCTAGATGTCTTCCGGGCATTAATTTTGTGAGGTTATTAGGAG AAGATGAAGAAGCATTCGATGTTCTATTTTGTGTAGCGTTCGAGATGATGGATGCGCAGTGGCTTGCTATGTGTGCAGAGTACATGGACTTCAAtgtattctttctttctttctatattCTTTCTGCATCACCAAAAAAGGGGGGGAAATTAGTTACCTTGGAGAACACGCTACACAACTATGACTTCTGA
- the LOC107477973 gene encoding (R,S)-reticuline 7-O-methyltransferase, producing the protein MMQQGVNMEDKEEMESLLGQAEIWKFMTSFTDSMALKCAVELGIADIIERHGESLPLWKIGEEIEDAASPEISMLERIMRVLVRRKIFSAQHSENGDTVYGATRASKWILRDAKMTLAPMLLLENHPIHLNPAHYISQCIREGMQNGTAFFKCHGHEQFVMTGLDPEYNRLFNEGMVCTARVVSKAVISGYKDGFKEIKSLVDVGGGIGGSLSEIVKAFPHIKGINFDLPHVVATAPMYDGVTHVGGDMFASIPQADAIYMKWILHDWSDEHCIKILKNCKKAIGESGKVIIVDHVLKPEGNGVFDDTGFAFDMMLLAHNSGGKERTQENWNCLFKETGFPRYNIININALPSIIEAFPV; encoded by the exons CAAGGTGTAAACATGGAAGACAAGGAGGAGATGGAATCATTGCTTGGTCAAGCTGAAATCTGGAAGTTCATGACCAGCTTCACAGACTCCATGGCGCTAAAATGCGCCGTAGAGCTCGGCATCGCCGACATAATCGAGCGGCACGGCGAGTCACTGCCGTTGTGGAAGATCGGCGAAGAAATTGAAGACGCGGCTTCGCCTGAGATCTCCATGCTCGAAAGAATAATGAGGGTTCTTGTAAGAAGAAAGATCTTCAGTGCTCAGCACTCGGAAAACGGAGACACGGTGTACGGAGCCACACGCGCCTCCAAGTGGATCCTACGCGACGCAAAGATGACATTGGCGCCGATGTTGCTGCTTGAGAATCATCCCATTCACTTGAACCCTGCTCACTACATTAGTCAGTGTATCAGGGAAGGAATGCAAAATGGAACTGCGTTTTTCAAGTGCCATGGCCATGAACAATTTGTTATGACAG GTTTGGACCCTGAATATAACAGGTTGTTCAATGAGGGTATGGTTTGCACTGCAAGGGTTGTGTCAAAGGCTGTGATATCAGGCTACAAAGATGGGTTCAAAGAGATTAAGTCTTTGGTTGATGTTGGAGGTGGAATTGGAGGGTCACTCTCTGAGATTGTGAAGGCATTCCCACACATCAAAGGTATTAACTTTGATTTGCCTCATGTTGTTGCAACGGCACCCATGTATGATGGTGTCACCCATGTTGGTGGAGACATGTTTGCTTCCATTCCTCAAGCAGATGCTATTTACATGAAG TGGATTTTACATGATTGGAGCGACGAGCACTGCATaaagattttgaagaactgCAAGAAGGCAATAGGAGAGAGTGGGAAGGTGATAATTGTGGATCATGTTCTTAAACCAGAAGGAAATGGTGTGTTTGATGACACTGGGTTTGCCTTCGACATGATGCTTCTTGCACACAACAGTGGCGGCAAAGAAAGGACCCAAGAAAATTGGAACTGCCTCTTTAAGGAAACAGGCTTCCCTCGCTACAACATCATCAACATCAATGCTCTTCCATCAATCATTGAGGCATTCCCAGTCTGA
- the LOC107477892 gene encoding uncharacterized protein LOC107477892 isoform X1: MLIKLLVDEDEIYWRHRKKDEELEWSHNSTHLVSQFAQCFSNAMVGSRSWIGALFNRSNTRRNADYLLTPIQEQRLQRLQERVNVPFDEARPDHQEALCSLWHCAFPNVSLKGLISDQWKEMGWQGPNPSTDFRGCGFISLENLLYFVRTYPTSFNRLMTKKGGKRATWEYPFAVAGINISYMLIQMLDLHSEKPRCLPGINFVRLLGEDEEAFDVLFCVAFEMMDAQWLAMCAEYMDFNEVLRATRLQLERELSLEDIHRIQDLPAYNLLYQ, encoded by the exons ATGTTAATTAAACTTCTG GTTGATGAAGATGAGATTTATTGGAGACAtagaaagaaagatgaagagTTGGAATGGTCACATAATTCCACTCACTTAGTATCTCAGTTTGCTCAATGTTTTT CTAATGCTATGGTTGGATCAAGATCATGGATAGGAGCACTCTTTAACCGCAGTAACACTCGAAGAAATGCTGACTATCTTTTGACACCAATCCAG GAGCAAAGACTTCAAAGACTTCAAGAACGGGTGAATGTTCCATTCGATGAGGCTCGACCGGATCATCAA GAAGCATTGTGTTCATTGTGGCATTGTGCCTTTCCAAATGTCTCTCTGAAAGGCTTGATATCTGATCAATGGAAAGAAATGGGATGGCAAGGTCCTAATCCATCAACAGACTTTAG GGGATGCGGCTTCATTTCGCTCGAAAACCTACTCTATTTTGTGAGGACTTATCCG ACATCTTTTAACAGGTTGATGACAAAGAAAGGAGGAAAGCGAGCGACATGGGAGTATCCGTTTGCCGTTGCTGGCATTAACATATCATATATGTTGATACAGATGCTGGATTTACACTCAG AGAAGCCTAGATGTCTTCCGGGCATTAATTTTGTGAGGTTATTAGGAG AAGATGAAGAAGCATTCGATGTTCTATTTTGTGTAGCGTTCGAGATGATGGATGCGCAGTGGCTTGCTATGTGTGCAGAGTACATGGACTTCAAt GAGGTTCTACGAGCGACGCGGCTGCAGTTGGAGAGAGAGCTATCCTTAGAAGACATCCATAGAATACAAGATTTACCTGCTTACAACCTCTTGTATCAATAG
- the LOC107477892 gene encoding uncharacterized protein LOC107477892 isoform X2, which produces MRLRKRKRCFPSCSSLHKVDEDEIYWRHRKKDEELEWSHNSTHLVSQFAQCFSNAMVGSRSWIGALFNRSNTRRNADYLLTPIQEQRLQRLQERVNVPFDEARPDHQEALCSLWHCAFPNVSLKGLISDQWKEMGWQGPNPSTDFRGCGFISLENLLYFVRTYPTSFNRLMTKKGGKRATWEYPFAVAGINISYMLIQMLDLHSEKPRCLPGINFVRLLGEDEEAFDVLFCVAFEMMDAQWLAMCAEYMDFNEVLRATRLQLERELSLEDIHRIQDLPAYNLLYQ; this is translated from the exons ATGAGATTGAGAAAGAGGAAACGATGTTTTCCTTCTTGCTCCTCTCTTCACAAA GTTGATGAAGATGAGATTTATTGGAGACAtagaaagaaagatgaagagTTGGAATGGTCACATAATTCCACTCACTTAGTATCTCAGTTTGCTCAATGTTTTT CTAATGCTATGGTTGGATCAAGATCATGGATAGGAGCACTCTTTAACCGCAGTAACACTCGAAGAAATGCTGACTATCTTTTGACACCAATCCAG GAGCAAAGACTTCAAAGACTTCAAGAACGGGTGAATGTTCCATTCGATGAGGCTCGACCGGATCATCAA GAAGCATTGTGTTCATTGTGGCATTGTGCCTTTCCAAATGTCTCTCTGAAAGGCTTGATATCTGATCAATGGAAAGAAATGGGATGGCAAGGTCCTAATCCATCAACAGACTTTAG GGGATGCGGCTTCATTTCGCTCGAAAACCTACTCTATTTTGTGAGGACTTATCCG ACATCTTTTAACAGGTTGATGACAAAGAAAGGAGGAAAGCGAGCGACATGGGAGTATCCGTTTGCCGTTGCTGGCATTAACATATCATATATGTTGATACAGATGCTGGATTTACACTCAG AGAAGCCTAGATGTCTTCCGGGCATTAATTTTGTGAGGTTATTAGGAG AAGATGAAGAAGCATTCGATGTTCTATTTTGTGTAGCGTTCGAGATGATGGATGCGCAGTGGCTTGCTATGTGTGCAGAGTACATGGACTTCAAt GAGGTTCTACGAGCGACGCGGCTGCAGTTGGAGAGAGAGCTATCCTTAGAAGACATCCATAGAATACAAGATTTACCTGCTTACAACCTCTTGTATCAATAG